The nucleotide window CTTGCTGGTTTGCCCTTACGCGTGCATTCATGTCTGTGTTTGGATCTAGTAGCTCGTTTCTATATTTATAGATTGTTTTTCTCTGCTCATTTGCCACATCATCATACTCTAGCAGGTGTTTTCTAGCTTCAAAGTGCAGGCTTTCGACCTTTTTTTGAGCCCCTTCGACTGCGCGCGTTACCATGCGGCTTTCTATGCTTTCATCTTCAGCTATGCCTAGTCTATCCATTATTACTTTTATTCGCTCAGAGCCAAATATGCGTAGTAAATTATCCTCTAAACTTAGGTAAAATCGGCTCTTGCCAGGATCGCCTTGTCTACCGCTTCGTCCGCGAAGCTGATTATCTATCCTGCGGCTTTCGTGTCTTTCGGTGCCTATTACGTATAGCCCTCCTAGCTTTTTGATCTCATCGTCTATTTTTATATCCACACCACGCCCAGCCATATTTGTGGCTATTGTTACTGCACCTTTTACTCCGGCTTGGCTGATGATTTGAGCCTCTTTTTCGTGATTTTTAGCGTTTAGCACAGAGTGGGCGATGCGTTCTTTTTTAAGCAGTTCGTGCAAAAGTTCGCTCTTTTCGATGCTTGCGGTGCCTACTAGCACTGGTTGTCCTTTTTGATTTGCTGCTTTTATTTCAGCGACAACAGCCTTAAATTTTTCTCTTTCAGTTTTATAGATTAAATCATTTTCGTCAACTCTGGCTACTGGTAGGTTTGTTGGTATAGAGATGACTTCGAGATTATAAATTTGAGAAAATTCTGTCGCTTCAGTTTGAGCTGTGCCTGTCATGCCAGCTAGCTTGCCGTACATTCTAAAGTAGTTTTGATACGTTGTGTCGGCTAGGGTTTGGCTCTCCTCTTGGATTTTTACACCCTCTTTAGCCTCAAGCGCTTGGTGTAGTCCCTCGCTAAAGCGTCTGCCCTCGCTGATACGCCCAGTAAATTCATCAACTATCATCACTTCGCCGTCTCTTACTATATAATGTACGTCTTTTTCAAATAGGTTATGCGCCTTTAGGGCTTGGTTTAGGTGATGGCTTAAAATGGCGTTCTCAAGACTGTATAAATTCTCTACCCCAAAGAGCTTTTCAGCCTTATTTATGCCCTCTTCAGTCATTATTATGCTACGGTTTTTTTCATCTACGACAAAGTCTCCGCTTGGTTTTGAGTTTGGCACGGTTGGGTCTGCTGGCTCGCCGCGCTTTAAATTTTTAGCCACTTCGTCTGCTTTTATATAGCCTTCTAGGGTTTTGTTTGTTGGACCTGAGATGATAAGTGGGGTGCGTGCTTCGTCTATGAGTATGCTATCTACTTCGTCAACGATGACAAAGCTATGAGCTCTTTGGACTTTGTCGTTTATATTAAATTTCATATTATCTCTAAGGTAATCAAAGCCAAATTCAGAGTTTGTGCCGTATGTAATGTCGCATTCATAGGCTGCTTTTCTAAGCTCATCATCATACACTCCACCTAGTATTACCCCTGTGCTAAGCCCTAAAAACTCATAAAGCTTTCCCATTTGCTCAGCGTCGCGCTTAGCTAGATAGTCGTTGACCGTTACTACATGCACCCCGTCTTTTTTTATTGCATTTAGTACTACTGCTAGGGTGGCGACCAGGGTCTTGCCTTCTCCTGTTTTCATCTCTGCTATTCGTCCGTCATTTAGCACCATGCCGCCTATTAGCTGCACGTCAAAGTGTCGCATATTTAGTACACGGCGGCTGGCTTCACGGGTAATAGCAAAGACCTCATTTAGCACCTCATCTGTGGTTTTTTCGCCGTTTCTTACTTCTTGTTTTATGGCTTCAAATTTAGCTTTTAGCTCATCATCGCTAAGGTTTATTAGGGTGCTTTCTAAGGCATTTATTTCTTGTACTCGGCGTTTGTATTTTTTTACTTCTCTGTCGTTTTTTGTACCAAAAATTTTTCTCGCTATGGTTGCTATCATAATCCTACCTTTAAATTTTAAACTAAAGATTTTATCACAACATAACTATTTCTTTGCTAAAATTAACCAAAAAAGGAAAAATATGAAAAAATTTATACTCATTTTTCTCTGCGTTACCTCGCTTTTTGCAGCTTCTGCGCTGGAGTTTGGCTCGCTTAGTGCAGATTTTGTCCAGACTATTAAAAGTGGTGGTAAGGACATAGTTTATAATGGCAGGTTTTATGCCACGACAAAAGAGGCGTTTTGGGAATATGATAGCCCAGCTAGAAAGAGAATTTATTTTAGCGATGATAGGGTGGTTATTATAGAGGATGAGCTAGAGCAGGCTATTATAAGCAGGCTTGAGAATGTGCCAAATTTAACGAGCATTTTACGTAATGCAAAACGTATAAGCGATAAGCTTTATAAGGCAAGCTATGATGATGTTGATTATCTTATAAGCATCGATGAAAGAGGGGTTGTAAGCATGATTGATTACAAAGATAAACTTGACAATAAGGTGAAAATAACCCTGTCAAATGTGATAAAAAATGGCAAGATAAATCCTGAAATTTTTATCCCTCACATACCGCAAGGATATGATATTATAAGCCGCTAGGGTAACTTAGGCGGCTTATTTTATTAAGCTTTTAAAAAGCTCCACGCTATCGAGTTTCTCCCACGGATAATCAGCCTGTCCTACCTGCCCACGAGCGGCGACGTCGGCGTAAAGAAAGCTCTCGCGGCTAGGACTTGCTAGCTTAAATTTATCCGTTATCCACTTTGGCGTGAGTGGGAAGTGCTGCATAACGAAATTTGATAGCTTATCATCATCGACGCTGGCTATGTGAGTACCCATAGTATCGACGCTAACAGATGTCGGACGAGCCACGCCTATAGCGTAGCTTAGCTGGACTATGCACTTTTTGGCTAGCCCTGCGGCGACTATGTTTTTAGCGATGTAGCGAG belongs to Campylobacter sp. 19-13652 and includes:
- the secA gene encoding preprotein translocase subunit SecA yields the protein MIATIARKIFGTKNDREVKKYKRRVQEINALESTLINLSDDELKAKFEAIKQEVRNGEKTTDEVLNEVFAITREASRRVLNMRHFDVQLIGGMVLNDGRIAEMKTGEGKTLVATLAVVLNAIKKDGVHVVTVNDYLAKRDAEQMGKLYEFLGLSTGVILGGVYDDELRKAAYECDITYGTNSEFGFDYLRDNMKFNINDKVQRAHSFVIVDEVDSILIDEARTPLIISGPTNKTLEGYIKADEVAKNLKRGEPADPTVPNSKPSGDFVVDEKNRSIIMTEEGINKAEKLFGVENLYSLENAILSHHLNQALKAHNLFEKDVHYIVRDGEVMIVDEFTGRISEGRRFSEGLHQALEAKEGVKIQEESQTLADTTYQNYFRMYGKLAGMTGTAQTEATEFSQIYNLEVISIPTNLPVARVDENDLIYKTEREKFKAVVAEIKAANQKGQPVLVGTASIEKSELLHELLKKERIAHSVLNAKNHEKEAQIISQAGVKGAVTIATNMAGRGVDIKIDDEIKKLGGLYVIGTERHESRRIDNQLRGRSGRQGDPGKSRFYLSLEDNLLRIFGSERIKVIMDRLGIAEDESIESRMVTRAVEGAQKKVESLHFEARKHLLEYDDVANEQRKTIYKYRNELLDPNTDMNARVRANQQEYAAQLLEKAGIIAGGLKDEFDLENLANIIKSEIGEDIEADKFKGLEYDELLNALSDELIKNYEQKLSLISPDDKSRIEKVLYLQVLDGAWREHLYQMDILKTGIGLRGYNQKDPLTEYKKESYNLFLELASRLKTESSKMLHLLQLRPQDESASQVLEEMSEKSESEATSFSASDENGEFKKAIHHSVPSNAANSAKKPARNAPCPCGSGKKYKDCHGKSGPKKGIFA
- the lolA gene encoding LolA-like outer membrane lipoprotein chaperone yields the protein MKKFILIFLCVTSLFAASALEFGSLSADFVQTIKSGGKDIVYNGRFYATTKEAFWEYDSPARKRIYFSDDRVVIIEDELEQAIISRLENVPNLTSILRNAKRISDKLYKASYDDVDYLISIDERGVVSMIDYKDKLDNKVKITLSNVIKNGKINPEIFIPHIPQGYDIISR